In Taeniopygia guttata chromosome 7, bTaeGut7.mat, whole genome shotgun sequence, a single window of DNA contains:
- the RNF25 gene encoding E3 ubiquitin-protein ligase RNF25, which translates to MAAAAGEAEATDWALPPEVEVLESIYLEELQVARGLGRWEPWEISITLHPATAQDQDSQYVRFTLVLSVPPQYPDKAPEIAIRNPRGLSDEQIQKISQTLRSVAEARLGTEVLYELIEKGKEILTDNNIPQGQCVICLYGFQEKEAFTKTQCYHYFHSHCLARYAQHMEEEILMQQEERGQHLAPSPKQEVGVQCPVCRETLVYDLCALKAAPPPQHPLEPYRPDAKVLQHQEELRLIFKRQQEKGGIIDPEAERNRYFISLQAPPAAVDTGQAAAASELSVSARAADVPQPPSQALAPEPAGASEARVEPGQPERCAVPREQLSKRERYRGERPGSRGRGRQLCSSSQEPGEEACHPLHSSRGPRVFSQRAEHRPAGRHSQEFSKPPSRSRAAPLAERRELRHEDPSPAAETVDLKEEHLDMEKWSTEEGTEARGRKKENLMFNRSDHKAVPNWQGHHRPWDCGRWERSRVQERGSYPRAPRGRGAFRPSGHREAHLEKESGS; encoded by the exons ATGGCGGCGGCCGCTGGGGAGGCGGAGGCGACGGACTG GGCGCTGCCGCCGGAGGTGGAGGTGCTGGAGTCCATCtacctggaggagctgcaggtggcGCGGGGCCTGGGCAG GTGGGAGCCCTGGGAGATCAGCATCACCCTGCACCCTGCCACGGCCCAGGACCAGGACTCCCAGTACGTGCGCTTCACCCTGGTGCTCTCCGTGCCCCCGCAG TATCCTGATAAAGCTCCGGAGATCGCCATCAGGAATCCGCGGGGGCTGTCAGATGAGCAAATTCAAAA GATTTCCCAGACCCTCAGAAGTGTTGctgaagccaggctggggacagaggtgcTCTATGAACTGATCGAG aagggaaaggagatCCTCACTGACAACAATATTCCTCAAGGACAGTGTGTAATCTGCCTCTATGGATTCCAG GAGAAAGAAGCCTTCACAAAGACCCAGTGCTACCACTACTTCCACTCCCACTGTCTGGCCCGCTACGCCCAGCACATGGAGGAGGAGATCCTCATGCAGCAAGAGGAGAGAGGGCAGCACCTTGCACCATCCCCTAAACAG GAAGTTGGTGTGCAGTGCCCTGTCTGCCGGGAGACCCTGGTTTACGATCTCTGTGCTCTGAAGGCAGCACCGCCCCCGCAGCACCCTCTG GAGCCATACAGGCCAGATGCCAAggtgctgcagcaccaggaagaaCTGCGCCTGATTTTCAAGAGACAACAAGAGAAAGGGGGAATCATCGACCCTGAGGCAGAGAGGAACCGATATTTCATCAGCCTCCAGGCG cctccagctgctgtggaTACAGGCCAAGCAGCCGCTGCCTCTGAGCTGTCGGTGAGTGCCCGTGCTGCGGACGTGCCCCAGCCGCCCAGCCAAGCCTTGGCTCCCGAGCCAGCGGGGGCATCAGAGGCCAGGGTGGAACCCGGGCAGCCTGAGAGGTGTGCTGTGCCCAGAGAGCAGCTGAGCAAGAGGGAGAGGTACAGAGGGGAGAGGCCAGGCTCCAGAGGCCGGGGCAGGCAGCTGTGCAGTAGCTCGCAGGAACCAGGAGAGGAAGCCTGTCATCCACTCCACAGCTCCAGGGGGCCCAGGGTCTTCAGCCAGAGAGCAGAGCATAGACCTGCTGGACGGCACAGCCAGGAGTTTTCAAAGCCTCCCAGTAGAAGCAGGGCTGCTCCCTTGGCTGAAAGAAGGGAGCTGCGCCATGAAGACCCCTCACCAGCAGCAGAAACTGTGGACTTGAAAGAGGAGCACCTTGACATGGAAAAATGGAGCACAGAGGAGGGGACTGAGGCCCGGGGCAGGAAAAAGGAGAACCTGATGTTCAACCGCAGTGACCACAAAGCTGTCCCCAACTGGCAGGGCCACCATAGGCCCTGGGATTGTGGAAGGTGGGAGAGGTCCAGAGTTCAGGAGCGTGGTTCCTACCCCAGAGCACCAAGAGGGCGAGGGGCGTTCAGGCCCAGTGGACATCGAGAAGCCCATCTTGAGAAGGAGAGTGGCTCCTAG